In the genome of Oenanthe melanoleuca isolate GR-GAL-2019-014 chromosome 21, OMel1.0, whole genome shotgun sequence, one region contains:
- the CENPS gene encoding centromere protein S isoform X1, which translates to MGRLSRCPGRGPAWRWCRPSRCPGRGPTWRPRGPAPRAGREAPRAGDREGRDGGGGWRGAAAARSGTERRTARRGRERCLGCGGWGEAGVPLPVPALLCSLQRLKAAVHYTVGCLCEEVEEDKDVQFSKQIIAAISDITFRQCEIFAKDLEMFARHAKRTTVTTEDVKLLARRSNSLLKHITQKSEELASSNMEQKEKKKKKSSTAKGERIPVEQEAAVIENEDSNMA; encoded by the exons ATGGGACGGCTCTCTCGGTGTCCGGGGCGGGGCCCGGCATGGCGGTGGTGCCGCCCCTCTCGGTGTCCGGGGCGGGGCCCGACATGGCGgccgcgcggccccgccccgcgcgccgGGCGGGAAGCGCCGAGGGCGGGAGATCGTGAGGGCcgcgatggcggcggcggctggcgaggagcagcagctgctcgCTCAGGTACCGAGCGGCGCACGGCGCGCCGCGGCCGTGAGCGCTGTCTCGGCTGTGGTGGCTGGGGCGAGGCCGGTGTGCCACTGCccgtccctgccctgctctgctccctgcagaggctgAAGGCGGCGGTTCACTACACGGTCGGGTGCCTGTGcgaggaggtggaggaggacaAGGACGTGCAGTTCAGCAAGCAGATCATCGCAGCCATCTCGGACATCACCTTCCGGCAGTGCG AAATCTTTGCAAAAGACCTCGAAATGTTTGCAAG GCATGCAAAACGAACCACAGTCACTACAGAAGATGTGAAGCTTTTGGCTAGAAGAAGCAATTCTTTG CTAAAACATATCACTCAGAAGAGTGAAGAGCTTGCATCAAGTAAcatggagcagaaggaaaagaagaaaaagaagtccAGCACAGCTAAGGGAGAGAGAATTCCTGTGGAACAAGAAGCAGCTGTGATTGAAAATGAAGATTCCAACATGGCATGA
- the CENPS gene encoding centromere protein S isoform X2: MAAAAGEEQQLLAQRLKAAVHYTVGCLCEEVEEDKDVQFSKQIIAAISDITFRQCEIFAKDLEMFARHAKRTTVTTEDVKLLARRSNSLLKHITQKSEELASSNMEQKEKKKKKSSTAKGERIPVEQEAAVIENEDSNMA, encoded by the exons atggcggcggcggctggcgaggagcagcagctgctcgCTCAG aggctgAAGGCGGCGGTTCACTACACGGTCGGGTGCCTGTGcgaggaggtggaggaggacaAGGACGTGCAGTTCAGCAAGCAGATCATCGCAGCCATCTCGGACATCACCTTCCGGCAGTGCG AAATCTTTGCAAAAGACCTCGAAATGTTTGCAAG GCATGCAAAACGAACCACAGTCACTACAGAAGATGTGAAGCTTTTGGCTAGAAGAAGCAATTCTTTG CTAAAACATATCACTCAGAAGAGTGAAGAGCTTGCATCAAGTAAcatggagcagaaggaaaagaagaaaaagaagtccAGCACAGCTAAGGGAGAGAGAATTCCTGTGGAACAAGAAGCAGCTGTGATTGAAAATGAAGATTCCAACATGGCATGA
- the DFFA gene encoding DNA fragmentation factor subunit alpha isoform X1 → MAARLKRCVVRRRDGLEQHGVAASCLRELRDKACGVLAIDKAREPITLVLAEDGTIVDDEDYFLCLPSNTKFVALAKDEKWSGKSLDSGTSWLSESVDEVDSAAEKWKQLARQLKDDLSNIILMSEEDLQVLIDVPHSDLAEELAQSETKIQVLQDTLQQVLDRREEERQSRQLLELYLEALKTEDSVLSKVAEPQAAPRKEIDVVDIGTSSTDSSATTALSNQVLAALKEKPAPELGLDSQDLELVLKEDAAALASALGWDKQKAGAVQAACEQELSKRLRQVQALHSLRSTSKGKKALPWGDWPSAKRRK, encoded by the exons ATGGCGGCGCGTCTGAAGCGGTGTGTGGTGCGGCGGCGGGACGGGCTGGAGCAGCACGGCGTGGCCGCGTCCTGCCTGAGGGAACTGCGCGACAAAG ctTGTGGTGTTCTGGCTATTGACAAGGCCCGGGAACCCATCACCTTGGTGCTGGCAGAAGATGGAACCATTGTGGATGACGAGGATTACTTCTTGTGTTTGCCATCTAACACCAAGTTTGTGGCACTGGCCAAGGACGAGAAATGGTCTGGCAAAAGCTTAG ACAGTGGAACATCCTGGCTCTCGGAGTCTGTGGATGAAGTGGACAGTGCTGCTGAGAAGTGGAAGCAGCTGGCCAGGCAGCTGAAGGATGACCTGTCCAATATCATCCTGATGTCTGAAGAAGACCTTCAG GTGCTTATTGATGTGCCACACTCTGACCTGGCAGAAGAACTTGCTCAAAGTGAAACCAAAATCCAAGTGCTGCAGGACaccctgcagcaggtgctggacAGACGAGAAGAAGAGCGTCAGTCAAGGCAGCTCCTAGAACTCTACCTAGAGGCCTTGAAAACTGAAGACAGTGTCTTAAGCAAAGTTGCAG AACCTCAGGCTGCACCAAGGAAGGAGATTGATGTGGTTGACATAGGTACCAGCAGCACAGATTCTTCAGCCACAACAGCACTAAGCAACCAGGTCCTTGCTGCTTTGAAGGAGAAACCTGCTCCAGAGCTCGGCTTGGACAGTCAGGATCTAGAG CTGGTGTTGAAGGAGGAcgcagcagccctggcctcggccctgggctgggacaagcagaaggctggagctgtgcaggcagcctgTGAGCAGGAGCTCTCCAAGCGCCTCCGACAGGTGCAGGCTCTGCACTCCCTCCGCAGCACGTCCAAGGGCAAGAAGGCGCTTCCCTGGGGAGACTGGCCCAGTGCAAAACGCAGAAAatga
- the DFFA gene encoding DNA fragmentation factor subunit alpha isoform X2 — MAARLKRCVVRRRDGLEQHGVAASCLRELRDKACGVLAIDKAREPITLVLAEDGTIVDDEDYFLCLPSNTKFVALAKDEKWSGKSLDSGTSWLSESVDEVDSAAEKWKQLARQLKDDLSNIILMSEEDLQVLIDVPHSDLAEELAQSETKIQVLQDTLQQVLDRREEERQSRQLLELYLEALKTEDSVLSKVAEPQAAPRKEIDVVDIGTSSTDSSATTALSNQVLAALKEKPAPELGLDSQDLESSKH, encoded by the exons ATGGCGGCGCGTCTGAAGCGGTGTGTGGTGCGGCGGCGGGACGGGCTGGAGCAGCACGGCGTGGCCGCGTCCTGCCTGAGGGAACTGCGCGACAAAG ctTGTGGTGTTCTGGCTATTGACAAGGCCCGGGAACCCATCACCTTGGTGCTGGCAGAAGATGGAACCATTGTGGATGACGAGGATTACTTCTTGTGTTTGCCATCTAACACCAAGTTTGTGGCACTGGCCAAGGACGAGAAATGGTCTGGCAAAAGCTTAG ACAGTGGAACATCCTGGCTCTCGGAGTCTGTGGATGAAGTGGACAGTGCTGCTGAGAAGTGGAAGCAGCTGGCCAGGCAGCTGAAGGATGACCTGTCCAATATCATCCTGATGTCTGAAGAAGACCTTCAG GTGCTTATTGATGTGCCACACTCTGACCTGGCAGAAGAACTTGCTCAAAGTGAAACCAAAATCCAAGTGCTGCAGGACaccctgcagcaggtgctggacAGACGAGAAGAAGAGCGTCAGTCAAGGCAGCTCCTAGAACTCTACCTAGAGGCCTTGAAAACTGAAGACAGTGTCTTAAGCAAAGTTGCAG AACCTCAGGCTGCACCAAGGAAGGAGATTGATGTGGTTGACATAGGTACCAGCAGCACAGATTCTTCAGCCACAACAGCACTAAGCAACCAGGTCCTTGCTGCTTTGAAGGAGAAACCTGCTCCAGAGCTCGGCTTGGACAGTCAGGATCTAGAG AGCTCCAAGCACTGA
- the DFFA gene encoding DNA fragmentation factor subunit alpha isoform X3, protein MAARLKRCVVRRRDGLEQHGVAASCLRELRDKACGVLAIDKAREPITLVLAEDGTIVDDEDYFLCLPSNTKFVALAKDEKWSGKSLDSGTSWLSESVDEVDSAAEKWKQLARQLKDDLSNIILMSEEDLQVLIDVPHSDLAEELAQSETKIQVLQDTLQQVLDRREEERQSRQLLELYLEALKTEDSVLSKVAEPQAAPRKEIDVVDIGTSSTDSSATTALSNQVLAALKEKPAPELGLDSQDLE, encoded by the exons ATGGCGGCGCGTCTGAAGCGGTGTGTGGTGCGGCGGCGGGACGGGCTGGAGCAGCACGGCGTGGCCGCGTCCTGCCTGAGGGAACTGCGCGACAAAG ctTGTGGTGTTCTGGCTATTGACAAGGCCCGGGAACCCATCACCTTGGTGCTGGCAGAAGATGGAACCATTGTGGATGACGAGGATTACTTCTTGTGTTTGCCATCTAACACCAAGTTTGTGGCACTGGCCAAGGACGAGAAATGGTCTGGCAAAAGCTTAG ACAGTGGAACATCCTGGCTCTCGGAGTCTGTGGATGAAGTGGACAGTGCTGCTGAGAAGTGGAAGCAGCTGGCCAGGCAGCTGAAGGATGACCTGTCCAATATCATCCTGATGTCTGAAGAAGACCTTCAG GTGCTTATTGATGTGCCACACTCTGACCTGGCAGAAGAACTTGCTCAAAGTGAAACCAAAATCCAAGTGCTGCAGGACaccctgcagcaggtgctggacAGACGAGAAGAAGAGCGTCAGTCAAGGCAGCTCCTAGAACTCTACCTAGAGGCCTTGAAAACTGAAGACAGTGTCTTAAGCAAAGTTGCAG AACCTCAGGCTGCACCAAGGAAGGAGATTGATGTGGTTGACATAGGTACCAGCAGCACAGATTCTTCAGCCACAACAGCACTAAGCAACCAGGTCCTTGCTGCTTTGAAGGAGAAACCTGCTCCAGAGCTCGGCTTGGACAGTCAGGATCTAGAG TAA